The region CCTACCTGGCCTTTCTTGTCTTGTCAGAATTGGTTAAAATATTCCAACCCTTCATAACTGGCATAGCACAAGCTGCTACTGgctacaaaatgaatgaaaaatgactaTGGATTAATTTAAATAGGCATTGTCCTGTCTGTGCCATACTaggaaaataaatactgaaatTCCAGCTTGGCTAACAAAATagaaccaaaacacacacacatactgtatatacagccTGAGACATACCTTAGGAACTTTCTCTATCTCCACAAGACACATGCGGCAGTTTCCAGCAACTGACAGGCGCTCATGGTAGCAGAATCGAGGAATCTGCATTCCTACCTTCTCACATGCCTATGACAAAATTGAGTCACAGTGTTAAATCTGATATTGTTACTTAATATGTCAGGAAATCGGCTTTCTATCTTATATGACTGCATGCATAAATTTAGTACGTTACCTGTAAAACAGTGGTTCCTGGCTCCACCATGATAGGGTTCCCATCCACAAACACTTCCAGGAGGTTGctggctgttgctgttgctgtggttCGAGCTTCaagcacagacaaaaacatgtttattcacactttcccttttcctttcaTCCAagtactgtaacttttattgGAGAAAACAGTAACCTTGTTTATCGTCATCTATAGCACATACTATTACAATGGATCCCTGGTATTCCAAAGTAATAACAAATAATTGCCACTAGGCTAAATTGAGCCAGCAACCGCCTGGTACCAGATGTGGTATCTGGCAAATCTGTAATCCTGCCTATAATCCATCAGTGGAACAAAGTGACAAGGGTTCTGGTGCaagcacacaacaaacaacaagagTGTTCTGCATAAAAACAAGACACGCATTGTACGTAACCAAGAAATGATCAATTTATCAGTTGGCATATTGTTTACCGTTGTTAGTTGCAGCCGCACATCCTTTGGTGATTGCTGCTGGAAAGAGACTCCTGCTCACAACAGGCAAACGCAACATGCTGCAAGAGAGGCAACGTACGTCGCGTGTTAGGTCCAATTCTTCTGgttaatacattttctcaagtGTCGATCAGACTTTATGATATTGATGCGTGTTTTAAAACCCTATCCCTCCTTAcaacagtcaaaacaaaaacacaagtaccAGCAAGTTAGCTACGCAGGGGCTGACACTAAAAGCTGAATTTATGCTGCgatctattaaaaaaacaaaacagaaggaaCATGTCCTTTAAGGGTGTAACGTTACTTTACAAAGCTCTACAGATATGATTTTAATGAATCGTTAGACTTGCCAAATTATGTAATCTACCATGATCACGTTAGCAAACCTAATTTAGCGTTAACGTTTGCTGACTATGTTAACCCGCTTTGTCATAATCTAACGTTACGTCAATGAGAATATAAACTGCCACCGCGAGATAAACgtcatttaaaggttttaagGTTAACGCAATCACTTCTTGCTGCACACAAGTTTACGTAACATGTAGCTAACGTCAGCCGAATCCCGTTTACTTTAACGTTACGAGTTTAAGGAGCCTTTCCTAACGTTTGTCCATCAATCCAGACTATAAAAGTGTCTATACACCTAATGCTGTTTCCTCAACACCACAAGGATTTTTGCTTACCTCGCCAGTGTTTGTTTCCTCACGAGACTGACTGCGACACGATTGCACAATGTTGTATATTCTGCTGCGTCACGGATTAAGTAATCCTGTATTAATCCAAGTCTACTTTTATGTAAATACTGACCTAATCTGACCTAGTCTAATACTAAATGCATATATAAGTAGCCATGGCAGTGATGTAAACTCTCTCCTTAGCAGATATTATCATCTGCACCGTTTGTGACAGTCTGTGGTGAAGTGACACAGTGGCAGTAACAGCAAGGCTTCTCCTCACATTCAGACTTTATGTGGATTAATCGGttttcaaccaaattaaaaaGTACTTAATTTAAAAGGGTGGAGggtcacaggtgtgtgtgtgtgtgtgtgtgtgtgtgtgtgtgtgtgtgtgtgtgtgtgtgtgtgtgtgcgcgcgtgcgtgcgtgcgcgtcaCTTACTTGGCCATTAAAAGATGATTCTAATCCTTATGCGGGCGCTAAGTGTCAAAGAAGTCTAAAATATTTGTCTTCTGGCcacatttttacagttatttccGGGATTTAAACCAGCATCCCCCCAGATGCAGGCAGGATGGTACTCTATCTCTTAACCTAACAGTGATGTAATCCTTTTAGAATTCACTAGAAACAAATAACAGGAAAAGGCTGATAAACAGACCTTCAGGAAATGGAAGGAAATGCACATCTGGATTTACGTCAGGCTTTAATCTAAAACATCATCCTACTTTTTAATGACAGACTCTTCTAACATTAAGTCAAACAATATGAAGAAAGTATTCAACAAAGTACAGCAGGTGTTCAAAAGGAGAAATATATAAAGATAATATAATTGAAATATAAtagattaaaacatttatacaaCTCTATAGTTAAAAATCTTACAATACATGTGACTAGCAGTATAAAACGGTATAAAACATAATGTTAATTTTTAAGAACCAAAGATGTCTGGCCTCAAGAGAACAATAACAAATTCAGTAAATAGTTAAGATGCATTTGATATAAGACTGCAACTACTGATTACTTTTATTATGGATTAATCTGTAGGATTTTCTAAGCCTATAAAAGgacagaaaatagtgaaaaacacagtttactaTCAAGGAAAGACAAATGCGTTCaagcagcaaattctcacaattgagaagctggaaccagagaatacttgagattttttttttaattatttaaacaatGAATTACTCAAAATACTTgctgatacattttctgttgatcaactaaTCAGATTTTATTGCCTCTTTCtctgtagtcttgcattgccagacctatttccccagcactgcggaggaatgtctggctagtctacacaaaATTCCtgaataggagaaaaacatgctctggttggttgtttaaactaatcacaatcgtcatggacGCTGCTGAGTGCCAGACGGatcaacggtgcctctgcaaaatagcctcgggaaggaacttgtttggcgAAACGTGCATGTAGGCCGTTGAACTCTGGAATTAAAATGGTCGAAGAGTGTGTgattaaataaagataaaaataattagatttttgGTTCTAGCTCTGAGGATGTTTCCTGAATCAACCAAAGTTTagaataccaacacaaagacagcagaaggtgagggacatccgtcTGAAAATAAGGGACATTCCGTGGAACAGATCTATTCCATTAATGATATTTAATCGATAGACTACTTTCTCCGTAAATCATTTAAGTTATGTAAATGGAAACTAAGTGCAAAGATACTATCTCCAGTTCAACCTAGCTCTTCCATTGAGAGTTATTACATGTAACTCTGtccaaatgacagaaaataggAAAATCTTAACACCATGGCTGGAAAGAAAAGCTATGACAATCTGCCACATTTATACTTAAAGTAATAGCCAGTCttactttcatgtttttcataGACAAATACTGGAGTCCGAGGATAGTTGTAATCATAGATTTGACGACTCCACCGGCTCCTCTGGGACACTGTCCCGTTGAACTTCTGGCACAGACTCCATCTCAGTGGCAGAGATTGACTGGCTGAGCTCTCTAAGTGAACTCTTAGTGATGTCCAGGCATGCACGCTTCAGGATATGACGCACCTTTTTGCTCAGAAGCATATACAGGAGGGGGTTAATGCAGCTGTTAAAAAAGCCTAAGCTGGTGGCAAGAGGAAAGCCAGCTTTCAGTATGCTGTGTAGGTATAATGAGGAATGTATGGATAACTCCATCAAgctaaaaatatgaaaaggtGCCCAGCAAAAAAAGAAGGCCAGAATTACTGCTGATACTGTTTTGGAGAAACTGGACAGCCGAACCAAGCCCCCAGATTGATTCACTTTGATTGTCAAAAGTATACCCGTCACACATATGGCAGTAAAAGGCAAAAGGAAGCCCACAGTGGTACGAATGACTACTGTCATAATGTGTCTCATGGCTGCTGTATGTGCATCCTGTGTGTGGAAGTTGTTGAAGCACACCACCTTATCATGTAAGCGAATGGTGTCACGAAAAATCAGTGCAGGACAGCTCGTGGCAGCAGCCAGCACCCATATAAATCCACATACAAGCCAGGCTCTCTCTTTAGTGCGATACTTCTGACACCAGTTGAGGTGGACCAGAGAAACATATCTATCTATACTGAGCACTGTGAGAAAGAGCACGCTGGCATACATGTTCATCACAGACACAAACGAGTTAAGCTTACACATGACCGTACCAAAGTCCCAATGGAAGTCCTGCAGTATGTAATCAATGGAGAAGGGTagaaaaagcacaaatacaAAGTCTGCCATGGCTAGATTGAGCAACCAAACACTGTTAACtgtctttttgcttttaaacGCTGTCACCCAAATGACAGTTCCATTTCCAATCAGACCAAGCACAAAGGAAATAATATAGATGACTACTGAGAAAATGTGCATCGTTTCCCTCTGTTTGTGGTCTACTTTAAGTTCCTCCAAGTCACCGTACTCCATGTAGTATTCATAGGTGTAGTTTTCATAGTCCTCGCCCATTGTTGCAAGGATGTCACCTCTG is a window of Etheostoma cragini isolate CJK2018 chromosome 11, CSU_Ecrag_1.0, whole genome shotgun sequence DNA encoding:
- the gpr1 gene encoding G-protein coupled receptor 1, which codes for MGEDYENYTYEYYMEYGDLEELKVDHKQRETMHIFSVVIYIISFVLGLIGNGTVIWVTAFKSKKTVNSVWLLNLAMADFVFVLFLPFSIDYILQDFHWDFGTVMCKLNSFVSVMNMYASVLFLTVLSIDRYVSLVHLNWCQKYRTKERAWLVCGFIWVLAAATSCPALIFRDTIRLHDKVVCFNNFHTQDAHTAAMRHIMTVVIRTTVGFLLPFTAICVTGILLTIKVNQSGGLVRLSSFSKTVSAVILAFFFCWAPFHIFSLMELSIHSSLYLHSILKAGFPLATSLGFFNSCINPLLYMLLSKKVRHILKRACLDITKSSLRELSQSISATEMESVPEVQRDSVPEEPVESSNL